The following are encoded in a window of Cuculus canorus isolate bCucCan1 chromosome 39, bCucCan1.pri, whole genome shotgun sequence genomic DNA:
- the LOC128850138 gene encoding LOW QUALITY PROTEIN: protein-glutamine gamma-glutamyltransferase K-like (The sequence of the model RefSeq protein was modified relative to this genomic sequence to represent the inferred CDS: deleted 1 base in 1 codon), translated as MLVFMGHAGGRPTPGRGALGGREPPPATERSSRAPRPPPRGFWRRLGGCCGCCRRRKRDWDPPPGEIPGRRPPQPPRPGLLVPRGLVVASRSDRDAHHTAEFDASRPVLRRGQRFGLRVLLPRPFDPDDDELCVELTLGPNPQVAKGTHVLIPLGETSATGWTAEREEGVEPEEGAGLPGGHALSLALAAPPDAPIGRYHLSLKSRTRAGSFAAPFDDANDFYLLFNPWCPDDQVYMEETSDLNEYVLNESGRIFYGTENQISERAWNYGQFDPGVLDACLYILDRRGMPHSARGDPVMVSRVISAMVNSLDDNGVLVGNWTGEYGQGTNPSAWAGSVDILRSYHASGAPVRYGQCWVFAGVMTTVLRCLGLPTRTVTNYNSAHDTDVSLTTDIYFDENMRPLERLNTDSVWNFHVWNDCWMKRPDLPDGYDGWQVVDATPQETSSGLFCCGPCSVTAVKNGEVFLKYDTPFVFAEVNSDKVYWQRQPSGAFAVVHVEEGAIGRRISTLGAGSGARVDVTHQYKHPEGSEEERRAVSTATSHGSRPRNRGSPSTGEVSVTLGTGPTVAGAELELRVVAKNEGLEPRTLLLRLSLCAVRYTGVAGAAFRQEQHRRVVPPGQEETVTMAVPYSEYGPHVGDQDALKLTAAGAVEETGQVVAKELRVRLHSPELTLTLLAAAVVGQETPVQVVFQNPLPDTLSGATLRMEGAGISCPKPIQIGPVGPGQTVRLRQPVVPLRPGLRRLAAALESPRLATLHGALQLDVAPAPTGSTGNDGGATSRGRRRGRRRGATNAGSTGG; from the exons ATGCTGGTCTTTATGG GCCATGCCGGAGGCCGACCCACGCCTGGACGCGGGGCGCTGGGCGGGCGCGAGCCTCCGCCCGCG ACAGAGAGGTCCTCTCGCGCCCCACGACCGCCGCCACGCGGGTTCTGGCGCCGCCTCGGCggctgctgcggctgctgccGACGTCGCAAGCGCGATTGGGACCCTCCGCCCGGAGAAATCCCGGGGAGAcgccccccacagcccccccggCCCG GTCTCCTGGTGCCTCGGGGCTTGGTGGTGGCCTCGAGGTCGGACCGCGACGCTCACCACACGGCAGAATTCGACGCCTCTCGCCCCGTCCTGCGCCGCGGACAACGCTTCGGGCTCCGCGTCCTCCTCCCTCGGCCCTTCGACCCCGACGACGACGAGCTCTGTGTCGAGCTCACCCTCG GCCCCAACCCGCAGGTGGCCAAAGGCACCCACGTCCTCATCCCCTTGGGAGAGACCTCGGCCACCGGTTGGACGGCGGAACGCGAGGAAGGGGTGGAGCCTgaggaaggggcggggcttcCGGGTGGCCACGCCCTCAGCCTCGCTCTGGCCGCACCTCCTGACGCCCCCATCGGACGTTACCACCTCAGCCTCAAGAGCCGAACCCGCGCCGGATCCTTCGCCGCCCCCTTTGACGACGCCAACGATTTCTACCTCCTCTTCAACCCGTGGTGCCCCG ATGACCAGGTCTACATGGAGGAGACGAGTGACCTTAACGAGTATGTCCTTAACGAGAGTGGACGCATCTTCTACGGCACCGAGAACCAAATCTCCGAGCGCGCCTGGAACTACGGGCAG TTTGACCCGGGGGTGCTGGACGCCTGCCTCTACATCCTGGACCGCCGAGGGATGCCCCACAGCGCCCGAGGAGACCCCGTGATGGTGTCCCGCGTCATCTCCGCcatg gtGAACTCCTTGGATGACAATGGGGTCCTGGTGGGCAACTGGACGGGCGAGTACGGCCAAGGCACCAACCCCTCGGCCTGGGCCGGTTCCGTCGACATCCTGCGCTCCTACCACGCCTCGGGCGCCCCCGTGCGCTACGGACAGTGCTGGGTCTTTGCCGGCGTCATGActactg TGCTGCGCTgcctgggcctccccacccgcaccGTCACCAACTACAACTCCGCGCACGACACCGACGTCTCCCTCACCACCGACATCTACTTCGACGAGAACATGCGGCCCCTGGAGCGCCTCAACACCGACTCCGTCTg GAACTTCCATGTCTGGAATGACTGTTGGATGAAGCGCCCGGACCTCCCCGATGGCTACGATGGGTGGCAGGTGGTGGACGCCACCCCCCAGGAGACCAGCAGCg GTCTGTTCTGCTGCGGCCCTTGCTCGGTGACGGCGGTGAAGAATGGCGAAGTCTTCCTCAAGTACGACACCCCCTTCGTCTTCGCCGAG GTGAACAGCGACAAGGTCTACTGGCAGCGGCAGCCCAGCGGGGCCTTCGCCGTGGTGCACGTGGAGGAAGGGGCCATCGGGCGCCGCATCAGCACTTTGGGCGCGGGGTCGGGCGCCCGTGTGGACGTCACCCACCAATACAAACACCCCGAGG GCTCGGAGGAGGAACGTCGCGCCGTCTCCACCGCCACATCCCACGGCTCCCGGCCCCGCAACCGGGGGTCACCATCCACGGGAGAGGTATCGGTGACGCTGGGGACGGGTCCTACGGTGGCCGGCGCTGAGTTGGAGCTGCGGGTGGTGGCCAAGAACGAGGGCTTGGAGCCACGGACTCTTCTCCTCCGCCTCTCGCTCTGCGCCGTCCGCTACACCGGCGTCGCTGGTGCCGCCTTCCGCCAGGAGCAACACCGCCGCGTGGTGCCACCAGGGCAAG AGGAGACAGTGACCATGGCGGTGCCGTACTCTGAGTACGGCCCCCACGTGGGCGACCAGGACGCCCTGAAGCTGACGGCTGCCGGCGCTGTGGAGGAGACGGGACAAGTGGTGGCCAAGGAGTTGCGGGTCCGACTGCACTCGCCTGAGCTCACCCTGACG CTGTTGGCAGCGGCCGTGGTGGGTCAGGAGACACCGGTGCAGGTGGTTTTCCAGAACCCTCTGCCGGACACGTTGAGCGGAGCCACTCTGCGCATGGAGGGCGCCGGCATCTCCTGCCCCAAACCCATCCAGATCGG gCCGGTGGGACCGGGGCAGACGGTTCGGCTTCGTCAGCCGGTGGTTCCTCTCCGTCCCGGTCTCCGACGCTTGGCGGCCGCTCTGGAAAGTCCTCGACTGGCGACCCTTCACGGCGCCCTCCAACTGGACGTAGCGCCCGCtccaactgggagcactgggaacgaCGGCGGCGCCACCTCCCGAGGCCGCAGGAGGGGGAGGCGCCGCGGGGCCACCAATGCCGGCAGCACcggggggtga
- the LOC128850139 gene encoding mitochondrial inner membrane protein OXA1L-like, with amino-acid sequence MMAAVAAAAPRLRPLLRALRAQALRGPLWDRRPLLALSPAPRGLGTASAQVDSPSLAAAVGQIAPSVGQNSLLMGQNPLPTEPTSSSMGQNPSSVGQNSSLDQNMGQNPSPLEQNLPLVGQNPPPGGQDPLSMGQDPLAVGLEAEVRLEELGLGAFTPVGLIQNFLQFLHLDVGLPWWGAIAVGTLGARLALLPLLLRGQREAARLATHLPHIQQLSQRLAEARRGADQFQVARAYSELAAYQKRHDVNPLRGFIVPLVQTPLFLSFFLALRAMATTPLPGLRTGGVAWFPDLTAPDPFYALPLLVTASTWVVLELGAETGVSSPGSGAMRQVLRVLPILFLPFILHFPTAIFTYWLTSNAFSLAQTGLLRVPALRRRLGVPRPTATHGRPTAKPKGLLARIKHGTGGGKRGSQAETALLTRCT; translated from the exons ATGatggcggcggtggcggcggcggctccgcggcTCCGCCCGCTGCTCCGGGCCCTGCGGGCTCAG GCGCTACGGGGGCCCCTCTGGGACCGGAGACCCCTCCTGGCGCTGAGCCCCGCGCCCCGGGGCCTCGGCACGGCCAGTGCGCAG GTAGACTCCCCCTCTCTCGCGGCCGCCGTGGGGCAGATTGCCCCTTCTGTGGGGCAGAACTCCTTACTTATGGGGCAGAACCCGCTACCTACAGAGCCCACCTCAtcatctatggggcagaacccgtcatctgtggggcagaactCATCTCTAGACCAGAACATGGGGCAGAATCCATCGCCTTTAGAGCAGAATCTTCCACTTGTGGGGCAGAACCCCCCGCCTGGAGGCCAGGATCCCCTTTCTATGGGTCAGGACCCCCTCGCCGTGGGGCTGGAGGCCGAGGTGCGCCTGGAGGAATTGGGGCTGGGGGCGTTCACCCCCGTGGGGCTCATCCAGAACTTCCTGCAGTTCCTTCACCTCGACGTGGGGCTGCCCTGGTGGGGCGCCATCGCCGTGG GGACGCTGGGGGCGCGGCTGgcgctgctgccgctgctgctccGGGGCCAGCGCGAGGCCGCCCGCCTGGCCAcccacctgccccacatccagcagctctcccagcGCCTGGCCGAGGCGCGCCGTGGGGCTGACCAGTTCCAGG TCGCCCGCGCCTACTCCGAGCTCGCCGCTTACCAGAAGCGCCATGACGTCAACCCCCTGCGCGGCTTCATCGTCCCCCTCGTCCAG accccccttttcctctcGTTCTTCCTGGCGCTGCGGGCGATGGCGACGACGCCGCTGCCGGGGCTGCGCACGGGGGGCGTCGCGTGGTTCCCCGACCTCACGGCCCCCGACCCCTTCTACGCTCTCCCCCTCCTCGTCACCGCCTCCACGTGGGTCGTCCTCGAG CTCGGGGCGGAGACGGGCGTGTCGAGCCCGGGGTCGGGCGCGATGCGTCAGGTGCTGCGGGTGCTGcccatcctcttcctccccttcatCCTCCACTTCCCCACG GCCATCTTCACGTATTGGCTGACGTCGAACGCCTTCAGCCTGGCCCAAACGGGGCTCCTCCGCGTCCCCGCGCTGCGCCGCCGCCTCGGCGTCCCCCGACCCACGGCGACCCACGGCCGCCCCACGGCGAAGCCCAAGGGGCTGCTGGCGCGCATCAAGCACGGTacgggggggggaaaaaggggg agccaagcagaaactgctctcctcacccgcTGCACCTAG
- the LOC128850140 gene encoding LOW QUALITY PROTEIN: E3 ubiquitin-protein ligase RNF31-like (The sequence of the model RefSeq protein was modified relative to this genomic sequence to represent the inferred CDS: deleted 2 bases in 2 codons) has product MPRTHARRRHSIPAPPSSLRAARTWRMRTECETAPRRHFEAGLPIKGGWRKKPSPAPRCQRKGGPPNTLRGPPRGVPKTLRGPQRGLPSTLRRPPNILGSSKGAPSNPEEPPNILGSSKGASPNPEEPPNILGSSKGAPPNPEEPPNILGSSKGGPQHPEGPSEGPPNVLEALKGAPQDPEGLSLIPEEPPNILGSSKGGPQVHEGPLNILGSSKGGPQVHEGPPNTLGSSKGGPQDTQGPSKGAPLNPEGLPNILGCSKGSPQDLEKPSKGAPLNPEGLPNILGCSKGGPQDLEKPSKGAPLNPEGPPNILGSSKGGPQDPEKPSKGASLRVEEPPDILGALKEVPQDPKGPPNILRSSKGAPQDLEGPSNVLSSSKGSPQYPEGPSKGAPLKPEGLGTLKGAPQDPEGPPKISGCPPFPELGSLRAALEAALRREPGEPTPSELRPLLGVPLPPQAKCRHLDGAQLLRDNLSLDSGGAVRGLGGLRTALSILEKYGRNLLQPRPPRHWRGVRFGNPVFRSTVGAIQGGRRVLGLLGYTEQTGEGLSFPPDVEAPHGPRVASVTADVLLLRAEIDLLLANQHPNPHFFTDLLEQRAEVRHWGELGGTGRDWEGGSVCPWGGYWFILPLGADAGLAGSAPQRPPSPTRGDPSSLPSKWPFGTCQQPPGSMGQPPGAMGQPPGAMGQPPSSSGWACASCTFLNPGPSVLCGVCERPRLARRPPPAPQGWSCPHCTFWNEGPGPVCAICHRPQDEAPPSPTAGPTAGPTPCPTAGPERHTESDAERRRQQRLREDGSRLVAIVRAAEAQAVPAEAVWVAVGQSEAPPWVAVGQARAALGPALAALLEQTGPNWEELGPLSLREGRQGLDPRPRQPPQGLTGSTGSQEEAGAGAVGAGAVGAGGGAGAVPERGRRVGRSADLQRRPCGPCRDSCGATSPPSTSTAPTHRVLLALCRRALAALGAPQLGSCGAADGRWGASWARPRHGAELRDLLDAVSACTDPAALAALVRRLRERRARARMLGLLWCECALCPEVLPGALHGGGARAPRALPLVTRVRPPRPQRPPPALRLPRRPRRAAPAAPGSDTYQLFTQKVTELELLQDPQFLWCPQCSFGFIFEGERGPAHSDPQCHRRCCPRCRQPCVGRWGRYGVTMGLLGPRARVATRGSEFQGVAQRPRPPVRAVGLAAFLQEQRLTCPRCGLPLALARGGCLHCLCPHCQHHFCSACAGPFYPKDCCPDDRCPLRGSLHGHHPRRCLFYLRDWDPARLQRLLADANVPFETEPPPVSRPHPGGRCSPPPPKPPFLPPPAAPPKCGAAVGQRWALSAGGCGLVEQKEAPEGLRDEPCGRPTEEGHGGLCRRHYTEYLVGLVGAHALDPRELYDCGRAGGGRRAPRAGGAPPNSLA; this is encoded by the exons ATGCCGAGGACGCATGCGCGTCGCCGACATTCAATCCCCGCACCGCCATCTTCCCTAAGGGCTGCCCGCACCTGGCGCATGCGCACTGAGTGCGAGACCGCGCCGCGCCGCCATTTTGAAGCCGGGCTGCCCATAAAAGG GGGATGGCGGAAGAAGCCGAGCCCCGCGCCCCGCTGCCAGCGCAAGGGGGGGCCCCCCAACACCCTGAGGG GTCCTCCAAGGGGGGTCCCCAAGACCCTGAGGGGCCCTCAGAGGGGGCTCCCCTCAACCCTGAGGCGCCCCCCCAACATTTTGGGGTCCTCCAAAGGGGCTCCTTCCAACCCTGAGGAGCCCCCCAACATTTTGGGGTCCTCCAAGGGGGCTTCTCCCAACCCTGAGGAGCCCCCCAACATCTTGGGGTCCTCCAAAGGGGCTCCTCCCAACCCTGAGGAGCCCCCCAACATCTTGGGGTCCTCCAAGGGGGGTCCCCAACACCCTGAGGGGCCCTCAGAGGGGCCCCCCAACGTCTTGGAGGCCTTGAAGGGGGCCCCCCAAGACCCTGAGGGCCTCTCCCTTATCCCTGAGGAGCCCCCCAACATCTTGGGGTCCTCCAAGGGGGGTCCCCAAGTCCATGAGGGGCCCCTCAATATCTTGGGGTCCTCCAAAGGGGGTCCCCAAGTCCATGAAGGTCCCCCCAATACCTTGGGATCCTcaaaggggggaccccaagacaCCCAGGGGCCCTCAAAGGGGGCTCCCCTCAACCCTGAGGGGCTCCCCAACATCTTGGGGTGCTCTAAAGGGAGTCCCCAAGACCTTGAGAAGCCCTCAAAGGGGGCTCCCCTCAACCCTGAGGGGCTCCCCAACATCTTGGGGTGCTCTAAAGGGGGTCCCCAAGACCTTGAGAAGCCCTCAAAGGGGGCTCCCCTCAACCCTGAGGGCCCCCCCAACATCTTGGGGTCCTCCAAGGGGGGTCCCCAAGACCCTGAGAAGCCCTCAAAGGGGGCTTCCCTCAGGGTTGAGGAGCCCCCCGACATCTTGGGGGCCCTGAAGGAGGTTCCCCAAGACCCTAAGGGGCCCCCCAACATCTTGAGGTCCTCCAAGGGAGCCCCCCAAGACCTTGAGGGGCCCTCCAATGTCTTGAGTTCCTCCAAGGGGTCACCCCAATACCCTGAGGGGCCCTCAAAGGGGGCTCCCCTCAAGCCTGAGGGGTTGGGGACCTTGAAGGGGGCTCCCCAAGACCCTGAGGGTCCCCCCAAGATATCGGGGTGCCCCCCCTTTCCCGAGTTGGGGTCCCTGCGGGCAGCGCTGGAGGCTGCGCTGCGCCGGGAGCCGGGGGAGCCGACGCCATCGGAGCTGCGGCCgcttttgggggtccccctgcccccccaagCCAAGTGCCGGCATCTGGATGGGGCTCAGCTGCTGCGGGACAACCTCAGCCTG GATTCGGGGGGCGCCGtgcggggtttgggggggctgcggACGGCGCTGAGCATCCTGGAGAAGTACGGGCGGAACCTTCTGCAGCCGCGGCCCCCCCGGCACTGGCGTGGGGTGCGCTTCGGGAACCCCGTTTTCCGCAGCACCGTCGGTGCCATCCAG GGGGGCCGGCGGGTGTTGGGGCTCCTGGGTTACACGGAGCAGACGGGCGAGGGGCTGAGCTTCCCCCCGGACGTGGAGGCGCCCCACGGCCCCCGCGTGGCCTCCGTCACCGCCGACGTCCTCCTGCTGCGTGCCGAGATCGACCTCCTGCTGGCC aaCCAGCACCCGAACCCCCATTTCTTTACCGACCTGCTGGAGCAGCGGGCtgaggtgaggcactggggggaactgggaggcactgggagggactgggaggggggcTCGGTGTGCCCTTGGGGCGgttactggtttatactg CCGCTGGGAGCGGACGCTGGCCTGGCAG gctctgccccacagcgcccgCCCAGCCCCACACGTGGAGACCCCAG CTCTTTGCCCTCCAAATGGCCCTTTGGGACCTGCCAGCAGCCCCCcggctctatggggcagccccccggcgctatggggcagccccccggcgctatggggcagccccccagcagcagcGGCTGGGCCTGCGCCTCCTGCACCTTCCTGAACCCCGGCCCCAGCGTCCTCTGTGGGGTCTGTGAACGCCCCCGCCTGGCTCGGAGACCCCCGCCTGCCCCACag GGCTGGTCCTGCCCCCATTGCACTTTCTGGAACGAAGGGCCTGGGCCGGTCTGTGCCATCTGCCACCGCCCCCAGGACGAGGCCCCGCCGAGCCCCACAGCCGGCCCCACAGCCGGCCCCacaccctgccccacagccggCCCCGAGCGCCACACCGAGAGTGACGCCGAGAGGCGGCGGCAGCAGCGCCTGCGGGAGGACGGCAGCCGCCTCGTCGCCATCGTCAGG GCGGCGGAGGCGCAGGCGGTGCCGGCCGAGGCGGTGTGGGTCGCCGTGGGGCAGTCGGAGGCCCCGCCGTGGGTCGCCGTGGGGCAGGCGCGAGCGGCGCTGGGACCGGCGTTGGCGGCTCTGCTGGAACAAACTGGGCcgaactgggaggaactgggaccGCTGTCCCTGCGCGAGGGCCGCCAGGGCCTGGATCCGCGCCCACGGCAACCCCCGCAGggccttactgggagcactgggagccagGAGGAAGCAg GTGCGGGCGCTGTCGgcgctggggctgtgggggcggggggcggcgctGGCGCTGTTCCAGAACGGGGGCGACGTGTGGGGCGCAGCGCCGACCTCCAGCGCCGCCCCTGCGGGCCCTGCAGAGACAGCTGTGGCGCCACGAGCCCCCCCTCGACTTCGACTGCCCCGACCCACAG GGTGTTACTG GCGCTGTGCCGGCGGGCGCTGGCGGCGTTGGGCGCCCCGCAGTTGGGGTCGTGCGGAGCTGCGGATGGGCGTTGGGGCGCGAGTTGGGCTCGGCCGCGCCACGGAGCGGAGCTGCGCGACCTCCTCGACGCCGTCAGCGCCTGCACCGACCCCGCGGCGCTTGCGGCCCTCGTGCGCCGTCTGCGGGAGAGGAGAGCGCGGGCACGG atgctggggctgctgtggtgcGAGTGTGCGCTGTGCCCCGAGGTGCTTCCGGGGGCACTTCACGGTGGCGGTGCGCGAGCGCCCCGTGCGCTGCCTCTCGTGACCCGCGTGCGCCCGCCCCGACCTCAGCGCCCCCCGCCAGCGCTGCGCCTACCTCGCCGCCCTCGACGTGCAG CTCCGGCAGCACCTGGATCGGACACGTACCAGCTCTTCACCCAGAAGGTGACGGAGCTCGAGCTGCTGCAGGACCCCCAGTTCCTCTGGTGCCCCCAG TGCTCGTTTGGGTTCATC TTCGAGGGGGAGCGCGGTCCAGCGCACAGTGATCCCCAATGCCACCGGCGCTGCTGTCCCCGCTGCCGCCAGCCGTGCGTGGGGCGctgggggcgctatggggtcactatgggtctct TGGGACCCCGCGCACGCGTCGCTACTCGTGGCTCCGAGTTCCAAGGCGTGGCTCAGCGCCCGCGACCCCCAGTGCGCGCCGTGGGGCTGGCGGccttcctgcaggagcagcGCCTCA CGTGCCCCCGGTGCGGGCTGCCGCTGGCGCTGGCG CGGGGCGGATGTCTGCACTGCCTCTGCCCCCACTGCCAACACCACTTCTGCAGCGCCTGCGCGGGGCCCTTCTACCCCAAAGAC tgctgCCCCGATGATCGCTGCCCCCTCCGTGGGTCCCTCCATGGCCACCACCCGCGGCGCTGCCTCTTCTACCTTCGCGACTGGGACCCGGCCCGGCTGCAGCGCCTCCTGGC GGACGCCAACGTCCCCTTCGAGACAGAGCCCCCCCCGGTTTCTCGGCCGCACCCCGGAGGTCggtgttccccccccccccccaaaccccctttcctccctcctcccgctgcgccccccaagtgtggggcagccgtggggcagcgcTGGGCCCTCTCTGCAGGGGGCTGTGGGCTCGTGGAGCAGAAGGAGGCGCCGGAGGGGCTGCGGGATGAGCCCTGCGGGCGCCCCACCGAGGAGGGCCACGGCGGCCTCTGCCG GCGGCACTACACGGAGTACCTGGTGGGGTTGGTGGGCGCCCACGCGCTGGACCCGCGGGAGCTGTACGACTGCGGCCGAGCTGGAGGCGGCCGCCGAGCGCCTCGTGCCGGGGGGGCGCCCCCCAACAGCCTGGCC